One genomic window of Enoplosus armatus isolate fEnoArm2 chromosome 19, fEnoArm2.hap1, whole genome shotgun sequence includes the following:
- the LOC139302687 gene encoding E3 ubiquitin-protein ligase RNF19B — MKRPKQQTGPLSFLNFFSRKPKSEPRPERPVEAWPKEEVAITLTPSEHPEQDLTLTAEEAGESRVSGGERGEGGGPPAAAEGGEEGAATAECVGGASSGSTGVLSLSSSSQEQLLDEHLEECPLCLLSQPRCHFPRLTSCSHRTCSDCLRQYLRIEISESRVGIACPQCPETLAPLDVRAILDDRALLERFEEYQLRRFLAADPDTRWCPAPDCSYAVIAYGCAECPKLSCGREGCDTEFCYHCRQLWHPNQTCDQARRQRARHTSGGNDASTLYVFNEEPGGDAEEIKACPRCGAYIMKTNDGSCNRMNCTVCACQFCWLCMQEITDVHYLSPSGCTFWGKKPWSQTRKVLWQVGMLLGAPVVISLIAGIAIPVIIVGIPIYMGRKVHGRCKKNNISGSKHYLTVASGVMMSVFVSPVIAAVTVGVGVPLMLTYVYGVVPMSLCRNGWCRPQSEPPETHKIQLEDLASYLLFSHVVSDHWPGQNNPTPSDTSVQEVRVSVQEVGVLPSTSTTPPELDSYEELDEATKHHGYTQQDSQSDCEVVIVPDSELNDTQALPLREGTNIEVRVEIENHPRGARQSSLSSILSSRSLSVESLGHSQSQSQDYLCASELEERREGGGGEEEEQERQEKPGGEAGGDEGTAFPVFEIDGV; from the exons ATGAAGAGGCCCAAGCAGCAGACGGGGCCGCTGAGCTTCCTGAACTTCTTCAGCAGAAAGCCCAAATCGGAGCCGAGGCCCGAGAGGCCTGTGGAAGCCTGGCCCAAAGAGGAGGTGGCCATCACCCTGACCCCGAGCGAGCATCCAGAGCAG GACCTCACCCTCACAGCAGAAGAGGCTGGAGAATCAAGAGTTTCTGGAGGcgaaagaggagaaggaggaggtccGCCAGCAGCGGCTGAGGGAGGCGAGGAGGGTGCCGCCACAGCTGAGTGCGTGGGCGGGGCCAGCAGCGGCTCCACCGGCGTCCtgtccctgtcctcctccagccaGGAGCAGCTTTTGGATGAACACCTGGAGGAGTGTCCACTGTGCCTGCTCAGTCAACCACGGTGCCACTTCCCACGACTCACCTCCTGTTCCCACCGAACGTGCTCGGACTGCCTCCGCCAGTACCTGCGCATTGAGATATCAGAGAGCCGGGTGGGCATCGCGTGCCCGCAGTGCCCTGAAACACTGGCGCCTCTGGATGTCCGTGCCATCCTGGATGACCGGGCGCTGCTGGAGCGGTTTGAGGAGTACCAGCTGAGACGTTTCCTGGCTGCTGATCCTGATACGCGCTGGTGCCCTGCGCCTGACTGCAG ctaTGCAGTGATAGCTTACGGCTGTGCAGAGTGTCCCAAGCTGAGCTGTGGCCGTGAGGGATGTGACACAGAGTTCTGCTACCACTGTCGGCAGCTGTGGCACCCCAACCAGACGTGTGACCAGGCCCGGCGTCAGCGAGCCCGCCACACCTCAGGCGGCAACGATGCCTCCACGCTGTACGTCTTCAATGAAGAACCTGGAGGAG ATGCAGAGGAGATCAAAGCGTGCCCTCGCTGTGGTGCCTACATCATGAAGACCAACGATGGCAGCTGTAACCGTATgaactgcactgtgtgtgcctgtcagTTCTGCTGGCTGTGTATGCAGGAGATCACCGACGTGCACTACCTCAG TCCCTCAGGATGTACCTTCTGGGGGAAGAAGCCATGGTCTCAAACCCGCAAGGTTCTGTGGCAGGTGGGCATGTTGCTCGGAGCACCGGTGGTCATCTCCCTTATAGCGGGCATCGCCATCCCAGTCATCATTGTGGGCATACCAATCTACATGGGCCGCAAG GTCCATGGCCGctgtaagaaaaacaatatcTCAGGAAGTAAGCACTACTTGACTGTGGCAAGTGGGGtgatgatgtcagtgtttgtgtcgcCGGTCATAGCAGCTGTCACTGTGG GTGTGGGTGTGCCGCTAATGCTGACGTATGTCTATGGGGTCGTCCCCATGTCACTCTGTAGGAACGGTTGGTGTCGACCGCAGAGTGAGccccctgaaacacacaaaatccaACTGGAGGACTTAGCCAGCT ATCTTCTATTCTCTCATGTAGTCAGCGACCACTGGCCGGGTCAGAACAACCCAACGCCCAGCGACACCAGCGTCCAGGAAGTCAGAGTCAGTGTACAGGAAGTGGGCGTGCTCCCCAGTACAAGCACCACGCCCCCGGAGCTAGATAGCTATGAAGAATTGGATGAAGCCACAAAACACCATGGATACACCCAGCAGGACAGCCAATCAGACTGCGAGGTGGTTATTGTGCCTGACAGCGAGCTCAATGACACACAAGCGCTTCCTTTGAG GGAAGGAACCAACATTGAGGTCCGTGTGGAAATTGAGAACCATCCCAGAGGCGCCCGCCAGTCCAGCCTAAGTAGCATCTTGTCTAGCCGAAGCTTGTCAGTGGAGTCCCTGGGACACTCGCAGTCCCAGTCCCAAGACTACCTGTGTGCCTCAGAACTGGAAGAAAGacgagaggggggaggaggagaagaagaggagcaggagagacaaGAGAAGCCAGGAGGGGAAGCAGGAGGAGACGAAGGGACAGCTTTTCCAGTCTTTGAAATAGACGGTGTATGA
- the znf513a gene encoding zinc finger protein 513a, which translates to MPRKKQQNPQPVKLDSEDGVAIEAPGNLTLDTDFLLGQDLEFGDPDHDNKILGLEKFSEVAAEIGFSVYPLGDEESPAYSQLSMESETDNSHSTTDNGREDEGRAAQSEPSFPPYLSCRGCGQLRDEPLGPGIDLVGPYCLRCCKASREAKSTDFCSPFGSISGIRSGSHLQLDGDGVGNGMGDKALTAEDKLPKLHSCHLCGFSSRYANHVKRHMKTHNGEKPFNCPLCTYASAQLVNLQRHLRIHTGEKPYKCDRCNFACSSLGNLKRHQRMHVPSAGAGPDTPPRPASGQNSLKRHMTGQRPNEDVSGASAKEVARPTSNLSLGAQNNDYLSAFDGLKGASPPPIPASNPAPGHQPPPLLESTGSGGSRATRGGIADSAALPPSLFPFTCRLCGIVLEDEDGSSAQICAKCTLEMLTKDSSSPNSPGERSDKVYTCAACPFLTHYPNHLARHMKTHSGEKPYKCPQCDYASAHFDNLKRHHRVHTGEKPYKCHLCDYACGNLANLKRHQRVHSGAKPFQCAVCSYSCNQSMNLKRHMLRHTGEKPYKCQECGYTTGHWDNYKRHQKKHGLATDGWVKVPMTGNDEEEEVRKGMGVGGQTHRKETGVDMQYMSREGGQTIHSCYKLEIV; encoded by the exons atgccaagaaaaaaacaacagaatccACAGCCAGTCAAGT TGGATTCTGAAGATGGTGTAGCCATTGAAGCTCCAGGAAACCTCACCTTAGACACAGACTTCCTTCTAGGACAAGACCTTGAGTTTGGTGATCCTGATCATGACAACAAGATTCTAGGCCTGGAAAAGTTCTCAG AAGTAGCTGCTGAGATCGGTTTCTCTGTGTATCCTCTGGGTGATGAGGAGAGCCCTGCCTACAGCCAGCTCAGCATGGAAAGTGAAACAGACAACTCGCACAGCACAACTGACAATGGTAGGGAAGACGAGGGCAGAGCAGCCCAGTCTGAGCCCAGTTTCCCTCCCTACCTGTCCTGCAGGGGCTGCGGACAGCTCCGTGATGAGCCTCTGGGACCTGGCATAGACCTAGTTGGTCCATACTGCCTTCGATGCTGCAAAGCCTCCAGGGAAGCCAAAAGTACGGACTTCTGTTCACCTTTTGGAAGCATCAGCGGGATTCGCTCCGGCTCACATTTGCAGCTTGATGGTGACGGGGTGGGAAATGGGATGGGTGACAAAGCATTGACAGCTGAGGACAAATTGCCCAAACTGCACTCGTGTCACCTCTGCGGCTTCTCCTCGCGTTACGCCAACCATGTGAAGCGTCACATGAAGACGCACAACGGGGAGAAGCCTTTTAACTGCCCCTTGTGCACGTACGCCTCAGCCCAGCTGGTGAACCTGCAGAGGCACCTGCGCATTCACACTGGGGAAAAACCTTACAAATGTGACCGCTGCAATTTTGCCTGTAGTTCCCTTGGCAACCTCAAGAGGCACCAGCGCATGCATGTGCCCTCTGCAGGGGCGGGACCGGACACCCCGCCACGGCCTGCCAGTGGCCAAAACAGCCTGAAGAGGCATATGACTGGGCAAAGACCCAATGAGGACGTGTCTGGTGCTTCAGCCAAGG AAGTTGCCAGGCCAACTTCAAACCTGAGTTTGGGAGCCCAGAACAATGACTACCTATCAGCCTTTGATGGCTTAAAGGGGGCGTCACCGCCACCCATACCAGCCTCTAACCCAGCTCCTGGCCACCAGCCTCCACCCCTGCTGGAGAGCACAGGCAGCGGTGGCAGCCGGGCAACCAGGGGGGGCATAGCAGACAGCGCCGCCCTCCCCCCTTCACTTTTCCCTTTCACCTGCCGCTTGTGTGGCATTGTCCTGGAGGACGAGGATGGCTCCTCGGCCCAGATATGTGCCAAGTGTACCCTTGAAATGCTGACTAAAGACTCATCCTCTCCCAACAGCCCCGGCGAGCGCAGTGACAAGGTGTATACCTGCGCCGCCTGCCCTTTCCTTACACACTACCCAAACCACTTGGCACGCCACATGAAAACTCACAGCGGCGAGAAACCATACAAGTGCCCACAGTGCGACTATGCCTCAGCGCACTTCGACAACCTCAAGCGCCACCACAGAGTGCACACAGGCGAGAAACCTTACAAGTGCCATTTGTGCGATTACGCCTGCGGGAACCTGGCCAACCTGAAGCGCCACCAGCGAGTGCATTCTGGCGCGAAGCCCTTCCAGTGTGCCGTGTGCAGTTACAGCTGCAACCAGAGCATGAACCTGAAGCGGCACATGCTTCGGCACACAGGAGAGAAGCCGTACAAGTGTCAGGAGTGCGGCTACACCACCGGCCACTGGGACAATTACAAGAGACATCAGAAGAAACACGGCCTGGCCACGGACGGCTGGGTCAAAGTTCCCATGACTGGCaacgatgaagaggaggaagtaagGAAAGGGATGGGAGTTGGCGGTCAAACTCACAGAAAAGAAACCGGGGTGGATATGCAGTATATGTCTCGGGAGGGAGGTCAGACAATACACTCGTGCTACAAACTTGAGATTGTATAA